The Sphingobacterium bambusae genome includes a window with the following:
- a CDS encoding SusC/RagA family TonB-linked outer membrane protein encodes MQLIQKVFIGGFALMTLLPTQRVLAESGVVFSHEIYRREVQEIEIKGGVRFASTGQPVAGANVSIEGVSVAITENDGTFTLKAPSRNVKILVQYAGYQDKIVFSKEEQEQIDIVLYEADYNPSLRTAIQFNQETNKLSTAAAIEVVDLRKYQWSSTIRENAASVLQGKVAGLNAVRRSGTTNAGANITLRGINSFYGTSQPLLVVDGMLYEDNDYSHQLIKNHFESGLANIDLRDIDNITVLKDGSSQYGTKGSNGVIFITTSHANELATRINFGAFSSFNQRPKALPLMKGNAYRSYLSEILSTQGLSSAEIAAKPYFAATMNTADYYSYNNDTDWQSVVFDHSISQNYYLKVTGGDNIAKYSLSTGYINDQGILLHDEITKYSMRLNGDLQLSKKFSMQSNLSFYYNQQNLRDQGIQSFSSPLSTALVKSPMLFTNVFGDDGSFSPRLADVDIFNQTNPAVLVSENTIGSNTSYRFIGNIHFNFVFNDRYSVKSIAGLVYDKGRENFFLPEIGVYAENLPIAEVSNQSGAEVRRMFNLFNDTYLDAKNKFGRHHQLHSRLGIRVQSNKAEYDYGLGFNTANDDYVNVGSGSNLLRQIRGGFGNWNWMNLYLTNNYSYKDRYLLSWDVAIDGSSRFGSDPQHNMLKFGQHAFAFNSAAHAAWIVSAENFFTSSTIDLLKLRGSFGWSGNDDIGDYAAKSYYLSQNLLGVQGLIRGNIGNPQLQWERALKTNFGADLSFAQERVNVSLDVYQNQFKDMVTYQSLQAHSGIDVVFLNGGSMRNTGIELGINGRVLQTKHTTLDLGVQLSKYKNKVTALPDGSFETSYYGGQMITQVGAAANQFYGLQTNGIYTTSQEAASAGLNRQLSDGTLVPFQAGDVHYVDQNGDNIIDDQDRVIIGNPNPAWFGAFTTALNYKNWSFNTLFTYSLGNDLYNAVRRNSEALSNYDNQSAAVMNRWKEEGQQTNIPRANWGDPMGNAAFSDRWIEDGSYLRLRTVSVSYRLPLNKAVLKSVQVYLSANNLFTLSKYLGYDPEFSSSGSIFNQGVDIGLAPQYRTFQVGVRAGF; translated from the coding sequence ATGCAGTTGATACAGAAAGTATTTATTGGAGGATTTGCCTTGATGACGTTACTACCCACTCAAAGGGTGTTGGCGGAATCGGGTGTTGTATTCTCACACGAAATATATCGACGTGAAGTACAGGAGATTGAAATTAAAGGGGGTGTTCGTTTTGCATCCACTGGGCAACCCGTCGCGGGTGCCAATGTAAGCATTGAAGGTGTCTCCGTCGCTATTACAGAAAATGATGGTACGTTCACCTTAAAAGCTCCCTCCCGCAATGTCAAAATATTAGTACAGTATGCCGGATACCAAGATAAAATCGTGTTTTCGAAAGAAGAACAGGAGCAGATTGATATTGTCTTATACGAAGCCGACTATAACCCTTCATTGCGCACGGCGATCCAATTTAACCAAGAGACAAACAAGCTGTCCACCGCAGCGGCCATAGAGGTCGTAGACCTAAGGAAATATCAGTGGAGCAGCACCATCAGGGAGAATGCGGCGTCTGTTTTGCAAGGAAAGGTCGCGGGATTAAATGCCGTCCGCCGATCTGGTACGACAAACGCCGGTGCTAACATTACCTTGCGTGGTATCAACTCCTTTTATGGAACCTCGCAGCCCTTGCTCGTCGTTGACGGTATGCTTTATGAAGATAATGACTACAGTCATCAGCTCATAAAAAACCATTTTGAGTCTGGTTTGGCAAACATCGACCTCCGCGATATTGATAATATTACGGTATTGAAGGACGGTTCGTCGCAGTACGGAACGAAAGGCAGCAATGGTGTTATCTTTATTACGACCTCGCATGCCAATGAATTAGCTACCCGTATTAACTTCGGCGCTTTCAGTAGTTTCAACCAACGTCCAAAAGCATTGCCGCTCATGAAGGGTAATGCGTACCGATCTTACCTCTCTGAAATTTTAAGTACACAGGGATTATCGTCAGCGGAAATTGCGGCTAAGCCATATTTCGCTGCGACGATGAATACCGCGGATTATTACAGCTACAACAACGACACCGATTGGCAATCCGTTGTTTTCGACCATAGCATTTCGCAAAACTATTACCTGAAGGTAACGGGGGGAGACAACATCGCCAAATATTCACTGTCCACAGGCTACATCAACGACCAAGGGATTTTATTGCATGATGAAATTACGAAGTATTCCATGCGTTTGAATGGCGACTTGCAGTTATCCAAGAAGTTTTCCATGCAGTCCAACCTTTCGTTTTACTACAATCAACAAAATCTGCGCGACCAAGGAATCCAATCGTTCTCCAGCCCCTTGTCGACAGCCTTGGTTAAATCGCCTATGCTGTTTACCAATGTCTTTGGTGATGATGGTAGTTTTTCGCCGCGATTGGCTGATGTTGATATTTTCAATCAAACGAATCCTGCGGTATTGGTCAGCGAAAATACAATTGGAAGCAATACAAGCTATCGTTTTATCGGGAACATCCATTTTAATTTTGTTTTTAATGATCGATACAGCGTGAAAAGTATTGCTGGGTTGGTGTATGACAAGGGACGGGAGAATTTCTTCCTGCCGGAGATTGGCGTATATGCGGAAAATCTACCCATTGCCGAGGTAAGTAACCAATCTGGTGCCGAGGTGCGACGCATGTTTAATCTCTTTAACGACACATACCTAGATGCCAAAAATAAATTTGGGCGGCATCATCAATTGCATTCCCGTCTCGGGATTCGCGTGCAATCTAATAAAGCAGAGTACGACTATGGTCTAGGATTCAATACGGCTAACGACGACTATGTCAATGTAGGATCAGGGAGTAATCTTTTGCGGCAGATACGCGGTGGATTCGGAAATTGGAACTGGATGAACCTTTACCTGACTAACAATTACAGCTATAAAGATCGCTATTTGTTGTCTTGGGATGTCGCTATAGATGGATCATCTCGGTTTGGTTCAGATCCACAGCATAATATGTTGAAATTTGGACAACATGCCTTTGCTTTTAATTCGGCAGCTCATGCAGCATGGATTGTCTCTGCCGAGAATTTCTTTACATCATCGACGATAGACCTGCTGAAGTTACGCGGATCATTCGGGTGGAGTGGAAATGATGATATTGGTGATTACGCCGCCAAATCCTACTACCTCTCGCAAAATCTACTTGGTGTGCAAGGCTTGATTCGTGGTAATATCGGCAATCCGCAGTTGCAATGGGAGCGCGCTCTGAAAACCAACTTTGGTGCTGATCTCTCCTTTGCGCAGGAACGTGTCAACGTTTCTTTGGACGTCTATCAAAACCAATTTAAGGATATGGTGACCTATCAAAGCTTACAGGCACATTCAGGGATTGATGTGGTCTTCTTGAATGGAGGATCGATGCGCAATACAGGTATCGAACTAGGCATCAATGGTCGAGTACTGCAAACGAAACATACCACGCTCGACTTAGGTGTACAGTTGTCCAAATACAAAAATAAGGTTACAGCATTGCCCGATGGTTCATTTGAAACATCGTACTATGGCGGGCAAATGATTACCCAAGTGGGTGCTGCAGCAAACCAATTCTACGGCTTGCAAACAAATGGCATCTACACGACATCACAAGAAGCCGCTTCTGCTGGATTAAATAGGCAATTGTCTGATGGAACTTTGGTGCCTTTTCAAGCTGGAGATGTGCACTACGTTGATCAGAATGGCGACAACATCATCGATGACCAAGATCGTGTGATCATCGGAAATCCTAATCCAGCATGGTTTGGTGCCTTTACCACCGCATTAAATTACAAAAACTGGTCTTTCAATACGCTGTTTACCTACTCTCTAGGCAATGACCTGTATAACGCGGTGCGCAGAAACAGCGAGGCACTTAGCAATTACGATAACCAAAGTGCCGCCGTGATGAATCGTTGGAAAGAGGAGGGGCAACAGACCAATATTCCACGTGCCAATTGGGGTGACCCGATGGGGAATGCTGCATTTTCAGATCGTTGGATAGAAGATGGATCGTACCTCAGGCTGCGTACGGTAAGTGTGAGCTATCGTTTGCCACTGAATAAAGCGGTACTAAAATCGGTGCAGGTTTATCTCAGTGCGAATAACCTGTTCACGCTTTCAAAATACTTAGGTTATGACCCGGAATTCAGTTCCAGTGGTTCCATTTTTAATCAAGGAGTAGATATCGGCTTAGCGCCCCAATACCGAACATTTCAAGTAGGAGTGCGTGCAGGTTTTTAA
- a CDS encoding RagB/SusD family nutrient uptake outer membrane protein encodes MKRTILYSLCLALTMLGSTSCSKFLDVEPKEVLLKEQMYRNIFDADAAVIGVYGKFLGLAEQHVLLNELRADLLTVTPQADPYLHEINANDVTAMSTNNPYINPRKFYEVILACNDVLSNFDLMRAENKMDVDQYNRRYSDIMGVRTWVYLQLGIHFGQVPYVTDPLENMNDVLDDNKYPIISFEQLLTNLIRDMETLPFKGVYPDDESLRLAVDGFSLERFFVNKYALMGDLYLWSNDYLKAADAYKRVMTYYDNMGNDTWRFDYFKLKERSVTDNNDLSVGYARNREQDIRTFVNSKSLGWRSIFSRSQDGLWNSEWVWTMPFASNFGQANPFIRYFAIQGGSYLLKPSQEVLDLWDQQEQWNGVPYDGRKILSVSNVNSRPVVTKYTDEYTDIASLIPIDEFSRNGKWFLYRTAKLHLRFAEAANRDAKHKLALALLNNGLRSNYDDPTQSDKTDVMQTHLPWPYDFDARMGNVPNYRSTWHRNEGIRGRAYLRNRTIDNPADSLLFIENYLIEEAALEQAFEGSRWEDLVRIARRRQDPTFLADKVYQKLSKDGVANAAAIRSKLLQPENWYLPFRWEQ; translated from the coding sequence ATGAAACGAACGATCTTATATAGCCTGTGCTTGGCTTTAACTATGTTGGGAAGCACATCCTGCTCCAAGTTTCTTGACGTAGAGCCGAAAGAGGTTTTGCTGAAAGAGCAAATGTATCGCAATATCTTTGATGCCGATGCAGCGGTTATCGGTGTATATGGTAAATTCCTCGGACTGGCCGAGCAGCATGTGTTATTGAACGAGTTGCGTGCTGATCTCTTAACGGTAACGCCGCAAGCCGATCCCTACTTGCATGAAATCAATGCGAATGATGTGACCGCAATGAGTACCAACAATCCCTATATTAACCCCCGTAAATTTTACGAGGTTATTTTGGCCTGCAACGATGTGTTATCCAATTTTGACCTGATGCGCGCCGAAAACAAAATGGATGTTGATCAATACAATAGGCGCTATTCCGATATCATGGGGGTGCGTACTTGGGTATACCTGCAATTGGGTATTCACTTTGGTCAAGTTCCCTACGTAACCGATCCATTGGAAAATATGAACGACGTACTTGATGACAACAAGTATCCCATCATTTCATTCGAACAGCTGTTGACGAATTTAATTCGTGATATGGAAACCCTGCCTTTTAAAGGCGTGTATCCAGATGATGAGTCGTTACGACTTGCTGTTGATGGATTTTCGTTGGAGCGATTCTTTGTTAATAAGTATGCTTTGATGGGAGATCTTTACCTATGGAGCAACGATTATCTGAAGGCCGCCGATGCGTACAAAAGGGTAATGACGTATTACGATAATATGGGGAATGATACATGGCGGTTTGACTATTTCAAGCTTAAGGAACGCTCCGTCACAGACAATAACGATTTATCTGTGGGCTATGCCCGAAACAGGGAGCAAGATATTCGAACATTCGTGAACAGCAAAAGCTTGGGCTGGAGATCGATTTTCTCGCGCTCGCAGGATGGCTTGTGGAATTCGGAATGGGTATGGACTATGCCTTTTGCAAGTAACTTCGGACAGGCAAATCCATTTATCCGCTACTTTGCGATTCAGGGTGGGTCATACCTCTTGAAACCTAGTCAGGAAGTCTTGGATCTATGGGATCAACAGGAACAATGGAATGGGGTGCCTTATGACGGTAGGAAAATACTGTCTGTTTCCAATGTAAATAGTCGCCCAGTCGTCACTAAATATACCGATGAGTACACGGATATAGCTAGCCTGATACCTATTGACGAATTTAGCCGTAATGGCAAGTGGTTCTTATACCGCACCGCGAAACTACATTTACGCTTTGCGGAAGCCGCAAACCGAGATGCAAAGCATAAACTGGCTCTAGCGTTGTTGAACAATGGGCTACGCAGCAATTATGACGATCCGACACAAAGCGATAAAACCGATGTGATGCAAACGCATCTTCCATGGCCCTATGATTTTGACGCACGAATGGGCAATGTGCCAAATTACCGCAGTACTTGGCATCGTAATGAAGGTATTCGTGGAAGGGCATATCTACGTAACCGCACTATTGACAACCCTGCGGACAGCTTATTGTTTATTGAAAATTATTTGATCGAAGAAGCTGCATTGGAACAGGCCTTCGAAGGGAGCCGGTGGGAAGACCTAGTGCGCATCGCGAGACGACGCCAAGATCCTACATTTTTGGCCGATAAGGTTTACCAAAAGCTAAGTAAGGATGGGGTGGCAAATGCCGCAGCCATCCGTAGCAAATTATTGCAACCTGAAAATTGGTATCTCCCGTTTCGTTGGGAGCAATAG
- a CDS encoding rhamnogalacturonan lyase family protein, with translation MKRFLLLGMISFVAALSVGFIIMNKTRIVLIGDSTVRSGHEERPDGVLWGWGTALKEQHANGQVDFDNQAIAGHSSRTFYASGAFDQVLAGLSAGDVLLMQFGHNDGGSVTGDGKASLRGTGDNIQNVTNPDGKQEVVHSYGWYLRYFVQQAKAKGVKPVVLSPVPRNSFVEGFTVRSLEDYGLWARQIAESETVDFLDLNNRVADLYDFMGSDAVQAFFPQDNLHTNREGATATAEIVYQGLKDLGIVRDSETNENVWELLGTASELSATVSTHPEITTVKSGETTVPYAVFRNADGLVVKRMLGSNSWEQVGDVVATTATTYSRIWADRSGKIYVTYADGTGSGAQTNHYLAIKYYDPSSNSWIAMGSEAGSPRIGVRSVINPVSQLVESRNHAMTFDRNNIPYIVYVEARGDNVPMVKRYVNGAWELVGSGAASTSIASSVSIAFDSANVPYISYLGMTAWNSTTGTVAVRYFKDNAWQSLEVTNGGSARHPQMSIANDVLYIAFMNAADGSRATVVYRPVSAGDWASFGRLSDAATSDFNVDVDDAGNLFLGYMEGTLARVFHLSKGSNAFVELAQNATATGVDQNASRLGLIAGGDRNPYIIYLKPNLAEISTPVVQRYILPKVTYPPNTWELLGTESQLSAIASTYPGVTTTVNGETYAVFATSDGLLVKRMVATGSWEQVGAFVTTTANSYSRIWSDKKGKIYVTYADGTGSGAQTNHYLAIKYYDASSNSWLPMGTAAGNPRVGTRSLINPVSQLAQSRNHALAFDKDDIPYIVYVEARGDNVPMVQRYVNGVWEVVGAGPASNDIASSVSIAFDGENVPYIGFMSMAAWNSTTGNAAIRYFKNNAWQSIEVSNGSGARHPQMTIANDHLYIGFMNAGDGSRATVIHSPISTIQWASFGRLSNTATTDFNIDRDASAGVLLGFMEGAQARAFYLQKDGTSFRELARNETTTGLDDGTSRLTIAAGADNKPYAAYLKNNAAGISLPTIQRYHLVVTEEEPEPEPEPGPDEVVTTPRWVESLDRGVVAVRPSNNRVFISWRLLGSEPVNLGFNVYRNDIKLNEEPIVGSTNYQDVTEENGKYIVVPVQDGEEKEPSKAVDVWAQGFLSIPMDIPPTGVAQDGTAYTHTANDLSVGDLDGDGEYEVVVKWEPTLSGDNLAGQRGIVYIDAYKLDGTKLWRLNLGKNIRAGAHYTQFLVYDFDGDGKAEVALRTSDGTVDGQGTVIGDANADWREPNGFILSGPEYLTVFEGLTGKALATVDYIPERGRVADWGDGYGNRVDRFVAAVAYLDGERPSMVFGRGYYTRMVRAAWDWRDGKLTSRWVFDSNKRGNEAYAGQGNHQMSVADLDNDGKDEIINGASAVNDNGRGLYVTGRGHGDALHVSKMDPNRDKQLVWMPHESPTSYKDLAVTLVDGTTGETLFGIPATRDIGRAMAADIDPRYPGYEMWSAVGGLYNVSGQQITPARPGSMNFGIWWDGDLLRELLDGTNIDKWDWNTNAVKRLATFGNQGAVSNNSTKATPGLSADILGDWREEVIYRSEDSKRLMVFSTAIPTTHRLYTLMHDPQYRSAIAWQNTAYNQPPHPGFYLGEGMAAQTAPNVAVVALERKPQEIVFPDMEDKTFDVGEIVPAAVATSGLRITYISDNPAVVEVDNQRLKFVGVGTANITAQQAGNIAWEEAAPIVKTLTVTKGIQTISFDPLPTLTVGDKPYEVVAKSASGLPITLRSENPAIAAVQGDAVEAHQEGKVGVVASQAGNQLWEAAADVRQELLVLALPAMDIVKVLTPNGDGEHDVLVIREIERYPENNVQVFNRQGQLLFRMDNYNNADRVFDGRNSSGQLLNDGTYFLKLEWMQDGKKMHQNGWFYLKR, from the coding sequence ATGAAGCGATTTCTTTTGTTAGGAATGATTTCTTTTGTTGCCGCGCTTTCTGTTGGGTTTATCATCATGAACAAAACGCGTATCGTTTTGATTGGCGATTCTACTGTAAGAAGTGGGCACGAAGAACGACCAGATGGAGTCTTGTGGGGCTGGGGAACTGCCCTAAAAGAACAGCATGCTAACGGTCAGGTCGATTTTGATAATCAGGCTATTGCAGGGCATAGTAGCCGTACATTTTATGCCAGTGGAGCCTTCGACCAAGTGTTGGCAGGCCTCTCTGCCGGCGATGTATTGCTGATGCAGTTTGGACACAATGATGGCGGAAGCGTTACTGGCGATGGAAAAGCCAGCCTGCGTGGTACGGGTGACAATATTCAAAATGTCACTAATCCCGATGGTAAGCAAGAGGTCGTACACTCCTATGGATGGTATCTCCGATATTTCGTGCAGCAGGCCAAGGCTAAGGGGGTAAAGCCTGTTGTGCTATCGCCTGTACCCAGAAATAGTTTTGTAGAAGGATTCACCGTTCGATCGTTGGAAGATTATGGCTTATGGGCTAGACAGATAGCTGAATCGGAAACTGTGGATTTTCTAGATCTAAACAACCGTGTTGCCGACCTTTATGATTTCATGGGGAGCGATGCCGTACAGGCGTTTTTCCCACAAGACAACCTACATACCAATCGAGAAGGAGCCACTGCTACGGCAGAAATTGTATATCAAGGGCTGAAAGATTTGGGAATCGTGCGTGATAGTGAAACGAATGAAAATGTATGGGAACTGCTAGGGACCGCATCCGAATTATCTGCTACGGTATCTACACATCCAGAGATCACGACTGTAAAATCTGGTGAGACGACAGTACCTTACGCTGTTTTTAGAAACGCCGATGGACTCGTGGTAAAGCGTATGCTCGGTAGCAATAGCTGGGAGCAGGTAGGTGATGTGGTTGCTACAACAGCAACCACTTACTCCCGCATTTGGGCAGATAGGTCGGGTAAAATCTACGTAACCTATGCGGATGGTACCGGATCGGGAGCACAAACCAATCACTATCTCGCCATCAAGTACTACGACCCTTCGTCCAACAGTTGGATAGCCATGGGCAGCGAGGCTGGTAGTCCTCGTATTGGTGTACGTAGTGTGATCAACCCTGTGAGTCAGCTCGTCGAGTCCCGTAACCATGCCATGACCTTTGATCGGAACAATATTCCTTACATCGTCTACGTGGAAGCTCGAGGAGACAACGTCCCTATGGTAAAGCGTTATGTTAACGGTGCTTGGGAACTCGTTGGCTCGGGAGCGGCGAGTACGTCCATTGCCTCATCGGTTTCCATCGCTTTTGATTCGGCTAACGTACCCTACATCAGCTATTTGGGTATGACAGCATGGAACAGCACCACGGGAACCGTTGCTGTTCGATATTTCAAAGATAACGCTTGGCAAAGTTTGGAAGTGACTAACGGAGGTAGCGCACGCCATCCGCAGATGAGCATTGCCAATGATGTCCTCTATATCGCTTTTATGAATGCGGCGGATGGGAGTCGCGCTACGGTCGTATATCGGCCGGTATCAGCTGGAGATTGGGCCTCCTTTGGTCGTCTTTCTGATGCTGCAACCAGTGATTTTAATGTGGATGTTGATGATGCGGGCAACCTTTTCCTAGGATATATGGAGGGTACGTTGGCGCGTGTGTTTCATCTTTCAAAAGGGAGCAATGCTTTTGTTGAACTTGCCCAAAATGCGACAGCGACGGGAGTTGATCAAAATGCGTCTCGCTTAGGTTTGATAGCGGGAGGAGATAGAAATCCTTATATTATCTACTTAAAGCCAAATTTAGCTGAAATCAGTACTCCTGTCGTACAGCGGTATATTTTGCCGAAAGTAACCTATCCGCCCAATACTTGGGAACTCCTTGGAACAGAATCGCAACTTTCAGCAATTGCCTCCACATATCCCGGGGTAACGACGACGGTCAATGGAGAAACCTACGCGGTATTTGCCACGAGTGATGGACTCTTGGTGAAGCGGATGGTTGCTACCGGTAGTTGGGAACAGGTTGGCGCTTTTGTGACAACCACTGCCAACAGCTATTCTAGAATTTGGTCGGACAAAAAAGGAAAAATTTACGTGACCTATGCTGACGGTACGGGGTCTGGGGCGCAGACAAATCATTATTTGGCCATCAAGTATTACGATGCTTCCAGCAACAGTTGGCTTCCTATGGGAACAGCTGCTGGAAATCCTCGCGTTGGTACGCGAAGCTTGATCAATCCGGTGAGCCAATTGGCGCAATCACGCAATCATGCCTTAGCTTTTGATAAGGATGATATTCCCTATATCGTGTATGTAGAAGCACGAGGCGACAATGTGCCGATGGTGCAGCGCTATGTAAATGGCGTTTGGGAAGTTGTTGGAGCGGGGCCTGCAAGTAACGATATCGCATCTTCGGTATCGATTGCTTTCGACGGCGAAAATGTGCCCTACATAGGGTTTATGAGTATGGCAGCCTGGAATAGCACCACAGGTAATGCGGCGATTCGTTATTTTAAGAACAATGCTTGGCAGAGCATTGAGGTTAGTAATGGTTCGGGAGCACGCCATCCACAGATGACCATCGCCAACGATCATCTTTATATCGGCTTTATGAACGCTGGTGATGGAAGCCGTGCAACGGTGATACATAGCCCAATTTCCACCATACAATGGGCCTCATTCGGACGTTTGTCCAATACGGCAACAACGGATTTCAACATAGATCGTGATGCTAGTGCGGGTGTTCTTCTGGGTTTTATGGAAGGTGCACAAGCGCGTGCTTTTTACTTGCAGAAAGATGGCACATCCTTTCGGGAGTTAGCAAGAAATGAAACAACGACAGGCTTGGATGATGGTACCTCCCGATTGACCATAGCTGCGGGAGCAGATAATAAGCCTTATGCGGCCTATCTAAAAAATAATGCTGCGGGAATATCGCTTCCCACCATACAGCGCTATCATTTGGTGGTCACGGAAGAAGAACCTGAACCTGAGCCGGAACCTGGTCCTGATGAAGTAGTCACGACGCCGCGTTGGGTAGAATCCTTAGATCGAGGCGTTGTTGCGGTACGGCCATCGAATAATCGGGTGTTTATAAGTTGGCGATTGCTGGGGAGTGAACCCGTGAATCTGGGTTTCAACGTGTACAGAAATGATATCAAGTTGAATGAAGAGCCTATTGTCGGAAGTACCAATTATCAAGATGTAACCGAGGAAAATGGTAAGTATATCGTGGTACCGGTGCAAGACGGCGAAGAAAAAGAGCCATCAAAGGCGGTGGATGTTTGGGCACAAGGATTTTTATCCATCCCGATGGATATTCCTCCAACAGGTGTTGCTCAAGACGGAACGGCTTACACCCATACGGCGAATGATTTAAGTGTGGGCGATCTCGATGGCGATGGTGAATATGAAGTGGTGGTAAAATGGGAGCCGACCCTAAGTGGGGACAATTTGGCCGGTCAACGTGGTATCGTTTACATTGATGCATATAAGCTGGATGGAACAAAACTCTGGCGATTAAATCTTGGAAAGAATATCCGTGCAGGAGCGCATTATACGCAATTTTTGGTCTACGATTTCGATGGCGATGGAAAAGCAGAGGTAGCACTACGCACCTCGGATGGTACTGTTGATGGACAAGGAACAGTGATTGGCGATGCCAATGCCGACTGGAGAGAACCGAATGGATTTATCTTGTCAGGCCCGGAATATTTAACCGTCTTCGAGGGGTTGACCGGTAAAGCGTTGGCAACAGTAGATTATATTCCTGAGCGGGGACGTGTAGCTGATTGGGGAGATGGTTATGGCAACCGCGTAGATCGATTTGTCGCTGCGGTAGCTTATCTAGACGGCGAACGCCCCAGCATGGTTTTCGGACGTGGTTACTATACCCGAATGGTGCGGGCGGCTTGGGACTGGCGCGATGGCAAATTAACAAGTCGTTGGGTATTCGATAGCAATAAGCGAGGCAATGAAGCCTATGCCGGCCAAGGTAACCACCAGATGTCCGTTGCTGATTTGGACAATGACGGTAAAGATGAGATTATTAATGGAGCGAGTGCCGTGAATGATAATGGCCGCGGGCTTTATGTGACAGGGAGGGGGCATGGTGATGCCTTGCATGTCAGTAAAATGGATCCCAATAGAGACAAACAATTGGTTTGGATGCCCCATGAATCACCGACTTCTTACAAAGATCTTGCTGTAACCTTAGTGGATGGTACAACGGGTGAAACCTTATTTGGTATTCCCGCGACCCGAGATATAGGTCGCGCCATGGCAGCAGATATCGATCCAAGATACCCCGGTTACGAGATGTGGTCTGCGGTAGGCGGTCTGTATAATGTCAGCGGACAACAGATTACGCCAGCACGTCCGGGATCGATGAATTTCGGCATTTGGTGGGATGGCGATCTACTACGTGAATTGCTTGATGGTACGAATATCGATAAATGGGACTGGAACACGAATGCTGTAAAAAGACTGGCCACATTCGGCAATCAGGGCGCCGTGTCCAACAACAGTACTAAAGCAACGCCCGGCCTAAGTGCTGATATTTTAGGAGATTGGCGCGAAGAGGTTATCTACCGCTCTGAAGACAGTAAAAGGCTGATGGTGTTTTCAACAGCTATACCTACGACACACCGTTTGTATACCCTCATGCATGATCCACAATATCGGTCGGCTATTGCTTGGCAGAACACCGCCTACAATCAACCTCCTCACCCGGGCTTCTATCTTGGCGAGGGTATGGCCGCGCAAACGGCACCGAATGTGGCGGTTGTAGCACTAGAGCGGAAACCACAGGAGATTGTGTTTCCGGATATGGAAGATAAAACCTTTGATGTAGGCGAAATAGTTCCCGCTGCGGTAGCCACATCGGGGCTCAGGATAACTTATATTTCCGATAACCCTGCGGTAGTTGAAGTGGACAACCAGCGCCTTAAGTTTGTTGGTGTGGGAACCGCCAATATCACCGCGCAACAGGCTGGTAACATCGCATGGGAAGAAGCCGCACCTATCGTTAAAACACTAACCGTAACCAAAGGAATACAGACCATATCTTTTGATCCGTTGCCGACATTGACCGTTGGCGATAAGCCCTATGAAGTGGTCGCTAAAAGCGCATCTGGACTCCCTATTACGTTGCGGTCGGAGAATCCGGCAATAGCAGCGGTGCAGGGCGATGCCGTCGAAGCACACCAAGAAGGAAAAGTGGGCGTCGTGGCCTCGCAGGCAGGAAACCAATTGTGGGAGGCTGCAGCAGATGTTCGTCAGGAATTGCTTGTGTTGGCGCTGCCGGCGATGGATATCGTTAAAGTGCTGACCCCAAATGGCGACGGTGAACATGATGTATTGGTCATTCGAGAGATAGAACGTTACCCCGAAAATAATGTGCAAGTATTCAATAGACAGGGACAACTTCTATTCCGCATGGACAATTACAACAATGCAGATAGGGTATTCGATGGTCGAAATTCATCCGGACAACTGTTGAATGATGGAACCTATTTTCTCAAACTTGAATGGATGCAGGATGGCAAAAAGATGCATCAAAATGGTTGGTTTTATTTAAAGCGATAA